Within Vigna unguiculata cultivar IT97K-499-35 chromosome 2, ASM411807v1, whole genome shotgun sequence, the genomic segment GGTCTCAATCTCTGAAGACTTGGGTTTATGTTGAAGTATGAACTaagtaaaattgttttttttaaacatttgtaGATTGATATcttgtttaaattattcttttattgaaaatttccCCTGTGCAggatttgtagaaaataatttaaggtGTTGATGCTTACATTAAAAATGGCATGTCCCTTGACAATTTTCATATTGCATCGAGTACATTTTgtgttttgtaaaaattaaaaatctagatAAAAGTATAAATGTGAGGAGTATTCCCTTCTgggtaaattatattttggttaaataatttttaaattattatagatGTAACTATTTTCACTAGAGTAAACTAGTTTAACGATAACAGAATACACTGTTGTAAAAgacattattttgttgcaagTGTTATCATGAATCCATACATGTATTGATTTTCAGACCTATTACTTTTTCCTTCATCTTATAATTAGTAATGTCTTTCCTCTCCTAgtaaaggtaaaaaaataataataaataataaatattcttttagttttctgatgaaattttaatcattttgttACATTTTAGAATACCAATATCTTTTATCCTTGTATAAGAATAAATGACAGTAATCTTTATTctcattattataaaagaaaaatgtttatttttaaatgtattaattaccaatttaacataatttgttcAAAGTCTTTCACATGCAAGTTTAACAAtgggttttaattttatatgttactgttaaatattattaaaactatttatatatttgtaagttcaaaacaaatgtcagattttcaatgataatacatgttttttttctagTCATTCCTATGAAACTCGAGTAGGAGATGCTGTGTTGACTATTGTTTGTTTCATGatggttttctttaatttttccttACTCAATATAGATGATCATGCCTGTTTGTATGCTTTAATGagattgataataaaaatgttgGTATGGAAAGCATGACTTGCTTTGTGGTTGGTGGTGGAATGGCATGAAAATTGAATTCTTGAGATGGCATGTGgaaatttgttggtaaaagagtttcaagggaaactcttggtAATGGTagttagtgtataccttgatataggagatgtctagataaaagAAGGTATCCTGAACTTTAATAATCGTTCACGCTCACATAGAGCAGAatgatttatgtggtgagagtggcaggaggtcctagtcttgggacgtaTTGGGCCTaagacattagaggattaaccctgtgtgtggttgggtgataaccccttgcatCTAAACTCTGCAAAGTTTAGAAACCAACacaggtgcatacttcctttagaattctataacaagagtatgatccggatattgagtcatAGAGTCTTGCAATTGTTTGCTTTCACATGATTTGGGTGCCTACTGCTTTGTTTGATTATAACTTGTTTTATCATTTGGTTGCTtgataacatgttaaaatatttattctagcttaccctttcattttTGTCTGTTCCTTGCTTTGctttctcttttgcaatgatcaccaatttattggtgtgagcagatgtagAAACCCTTGGTAGAACTCAGGATGGTGAAGATGTTGCTGTGTAGAGTGGTCCCCATGGTCTAGGTTGTGGCTCACTGTTGAGCCACTCTTTGAAGAACTCTTGTTTATTTAGATTCCTTGCTCTATGAGCAATCTTTTGTAAAACAATAGTACCCTTGTGTCCTTTTTATGGCAATTGTGGTGTGCCTAAGCTTTTATTCCAAGTATACTATAGATAACTGTAATAGTCAGTACATGTATGCTTCATGATATGTACTCttttacattataattatatgatgcttaatttttagtaaattactctatttaaaatgggatgtcacaaatattatcttttatctgtaataataaacaaatacataataaaCATTCATCACCATACTAATAAACAAATGATGTGTTAAAAAAGAtggtcaaatattattattattattattattattattattattaatattatagatataaatatatatgaattcaatattttttttcttaatagaaTATTGTTaagtgaaattttataaaaggtaaatctatttacaacaatatacttaatatatgatattatgTAGTTTAATGgataaaactagaaaaataaatatatataaaattaggaAGAGTTTATATACCttttataatacaatttttgGTGTGCATGGAATTAAGAATTTTAATCTTCAACGTGACCTATCCCTTGTATAAGAGATAAGGTTATTTATCATGtaagttaaaaaatcatttttcttaaaaaaaaattgtgatgaaagtagtttattttctctttgatcaaGAAATAATAATGGATCTAAGGGTCCACAAGTAATGTTCATGTTCACATGTTGAGAAAGTACATCCCTCAAGTAAATCCAAATTCCAAAGCCAACTCATGCATACGTGACACAGCTGAAAACTATTTAACAAAATGCTTTGGGTTACACTTCTTGACCTTCTGACTCTGTCAGACAAAACTTCACAGACACCGTTGCTGTTGATGTTTTCTACAGCAAAACATCATTGTCATTTTCTTTCGAAATCTATCTTATTTTCTGAGATACCCAACTTGTTCTTGCAAGAGGACAAATTTACccacaaaaaacattacaataATGAAGCACCCTCTtccatattaaaataatgaaacttcaCATTAGCCACGAGAATAGGGTAAGATACTAAGATTCtcctatatataatatatataatcattcCTTTTCTATTTTGGTAAAATACAAGTTTCATCGGTTTGGTCAATGCAGAGGTAGCAGTTATGCCGAAGCACAGTGACTTGCAAATCCACATTAATGATGAAGAAACATTTGTTTTGGACAAGGTACTCAAGGAATTCAGTATTGGTTTCCTTTTCTTAGTGGTTTATTCTATTACAATGTTAGAAGATTCAGGATGCGAAATCCAATGTCTCATAATGTGaattaatcaaatttcatttattttgcaGAAGTTCATATCAAAATACTGtggaagaatgaaaaaaatgttgaacCATGAGAAGAGAATGTGCCACAGCAAGACGCTGAGCATTGAAATCAATGATTTCCCAGGAGGGTCAGAAGGGTTTGAGCTGGTTTTAAGATTCTGCTACAACAATGGCAAAATTTCCATCACTGTCTCGAACGTGCTTCTCCTCCATTGTTGTGCCCTTTTTCTAGGAATGACTGAGGAGGTTTTCAGCAGCAATCTCTTGCAGCAAACAGAAATCTTTCTTCGGGGAATCTACTACTGGACATGGAATGAACTAATTGTGAGTCTCAAGAACTGTGAACTATTTCATACATATGCAGATAACTGTGGTCTGTTAGAGAATATTATTGGGGCACTCTTGGCAAAAATGGATCAAAATTTTGAGGGAAACCTTTTCATCTCCTCATCTTCATCATCCCCATCATCTCCTGAGAGCAATTATGCCAAGACATTTTCTTGTTCAACACAAGATACTCTCAAGACAGTAAAATCAAGTTTGGCAAACAAAGAATGGTGGTTTGAGGATTTGGCCACTTTACCCCCAAAGATCATTGAGAAGATTCTTCAGATTATTGGAGCTTACAAAACAGACAACAACAACCCAATTCTCACAAGATTTCTTCTTCATTATCTGAAAAAAGTGACCCAAACAGAAGAGATTAATTGCCACAACAGTGTTGATTATGCTGGTCTTGCAGAAACAGCTGTCTGTGGGATCACATTTGCTGGTAACAAGAGTTTTTCTTGTAGAGTCCTTTTTTGGGTACTAAGGATTGTATCAAGATTTGGGATGAGAAGAGATTGCAGAATTCAAATTGAGAAATTGATTGGTGGGGTGCTTGATCAAGCAACCTTGGATGATCTACTTGTCTCTGGGCACCACATGGGACTATCTTATGATGTAACATCTGTTGCAAGATTGATTAAacaatttgtttatataaatgGCTCTGATGGAGAAGAGTGTGCAGAGAAGTTGAAAAAAGTTGGTAGATTAGTTGACAAGTATTTGATAGAGATATCCCCTGATCCGAACCTGAAAGTTACTAACTTTCTTGCAGTTGCAGAATCTTTACCTGGTTCTGCTAGGAACTGCTTCGATGGAGTTTACAGAGCCATTGACATTTATCTTCAGGTGAATATCAGACCCTTTTAATGTACTATAGTTGTTGTTACAGTTCATTATCTTTCTATAAGAATTCTGAAATTtctgaaacaaaataaaaacaaaaggatAAGGGAAGTGACCTTTCAAATGTTGGcttcactaaaaaaaaaatctgttacTTATTATCTGGAATTGTGACAAATTTTGGCCGTATTATAATAAATGTATTGTTGTTCTCATCCTGGGGCAAACCACAAAGCTTTTAGTGCAAAAactaaaatgtatttttctctaaaataatCTGGAGAACATTCTGGTAAATTTTTCATCATGTGTTTATAGACCAAAAAGATTAAccatataatttgtttatataaaaaattttacacCACACTTTAATCTAATTTCCAATGTCCTTGATAGAATTTCACGCAGCAAGGTTTTGTTTTCCCATAATGTTTAATTTCCACAATTATATTAAACTGTCTCATTTCTGAAAATAACTGTGAATTGCAGTCTCATCCAATGCTGGCATTTGAGGAAAGGTCAAGATTGTGCAGATGCCTAAATTACAATAAACTCagttttgaaatttgtaaaGATATTGCAAAGAACCCCAGAATACCTCCAATTATTGCAATGCAGGCTCTTATTTCTCAACAACCCAATGTTCCATCAAGTGACTTAGAAATTCAGGAGAGTGAAATCATTTTGTGCAATGACAAGAAAGATTCATTCTTGGAAGAGAAAGAAGATATGAGACAAAACCTTCAGAGAATGGAActaagagtaaaagaattg encodes:
- the LOC114173130 gene encoding BTB/POZ domain-containing protein At1g50280-like isoform X2 — encoded protein: MPKHSDLQIHINDEETFVLDKKFISKYCGRMKKMLNHEKRMCHSKTLSIEINDFPGGSEGFELVLRFCYNNGKISITVSNVLLLHCCALFLGMTEEVFSSNLLQQTEIFLRGIYYWTWNELIVSLKNCELFHTYADNCGLLENIIGALLAKMDQNFEGNLFISSSSSSPSSPESNYAKTFSCSTQDTLKTVKSSLANKEWWFEDLATLPPKIIEKILQIIGAYKTDNNNPILTRFLLHYLKKVTQTEEINCHNSVDYAGLAETAVCGITFAGNKSFSCRVLFWVLRIVSRFGMRRDCRIQIEKLIGGVLDQATLDDLLVSGHHMGLSYDVTSVARLIKQFVYINGSDGEECAEKLKKLQNLYLVLLGTASMEFTEPLTFIFSLIQCWHLRKGQDCADA
- the LOC114173130 gene encoding BTB/POZ domain-containing protein At3g19850-like isoform X1 codes for the protein MPKHSDLQIHINDEETFVLDKKFISKYCGRMKKMLNHEKRMCHSKTLSIEINDFPGGSEGFELVLRFCYNNGKISITVSNVLLLHCCALFLGMTEEVFSSNLLQQTEIFLRGIYYWTWNELIVSLKNCELFHTYADNCGLLENIIGALLAKMDQNFEGNLFISSSSSSPSSPESNYAKTFSCSTQDTLKTVKSSLANKEWWFEDLATLPPKIIEKILQIIGAYKTDNNNPILTRFLLHYLKKVTQTEEINCHNSVDYAGLAETAVCGITFAGNKSFSCRVLFWVLRIVSRFGMRRDCRIQIEKLIGGVLDQATLDDLLVSGHHMGLSYDVTSVARLIKQFVYINGSDGEECAEKLKKVGRLVDKYLIEISPDPNLKVTNFLAVAESLPGSARNCFDGVYRAIDIYLQSHPMLAFEERSRLCRCLNYNKLSFEICKDIAKNPRIPPIIAMQALISQQPNVPSSDLEIQESEIILCNDKKDSFLEEKEDMRQNLQRMELRVKELEILCKEMKIHMSKFH